A stretch of Thermomicrobium roseum DSM 5159 DNA encodes these proteins:
- a CDS encoding ABC transporter substrate-binding protein — protein MNGQPARFSRRTLLRRAGFVGLAATASALLAACAGQQATPTPAPPAATPPPAPAPSPTPPAPTPAAAASPAVTVGPAAGEIVIGILATLEGAFALYGEEAVRGVELAVAEFGGEIAGKKIRLVKESTDATPQVAREKARKLIEQDKVDCIVGPLSGDEGLALRDYAKTIPDKTIVNGTSAAQDTTLRDPAPNFFRFSTDGVQWMAGLGTYCYEVKGYRRVATLGEDYSYPYSQVAGFLLEFCRLGGDCVAQFWVPIGTKDYSSVISSMPSDIDAIYVILGGSDAVNFLKAYSEFGGKAALIGGSSTIDQNVLETKGALRSRVIGIPGAMPVAADNPDPAWKAWVEQYRKQFPQGLSTPSLFCWGYYVNAKGLLLGLKAVNGDLSDGQKKLQAALAKVEFDGPTGHIKLDKNRQAIANNFVTEVAEGPDGNLYNKLVKVVEGVNQTLGLPEDKYLSLGSFTRDNPTCEKIKKTFGS, from the coding sequence ATGAACGGACAGCCTGCACGTTTCAGTCGGCGCACTTTGCTCCGTCGTGCCGGATTCGTCGGACTCGCGGCGACAGCGTCAGCTCTCTTGGCTGCCTGTGCCGGCCAGCAAGCGACTCCAACGCCAGCGCCACCGGCAGCCACCCCACCGCCCGCTCCCGCTCCGTCACCGACTCCGCCTGCCCCGACGCCAGCTGCCGCTGCCTCCCCGGCGGTGACGGTCGGCCCGGCTGCTGGCGAGATCGTCATCGGCATCCTGGCGACCCTGGAGGGGGCCTTCGCGCTCTACGGTGAGGAAGCGGTGCGCGGTGTCGAGTTGGCGGTGGCCGAGTTCGGGGGTGAGATCGCCGGTAAGAAGATCCGCCTCGTGAAAGAGAGCACCGATGCTACCCCGCAAGTAGCGCGCGAGAAAGCCCGCAAGCTGATCGAGCAGGACAAGGTGGACTGCATCGTCGGACCGCTTTCGGGTGACGAGGGTTTGGCGCTCCGCGACTACGCAAAGACCATCCCCGACAAGACGATCGTCAATGGCACGTCCGCCGCACAGGACACGACGCTCCGTGATCCCGCTCCCAACTTCTTCCGCTTCTCGACCGATGGGGTGCAATGGATGGCCGGGCTCGGCACCTACTGCTACGAGGTCAAGGGATACCGTCGCGTGGCGACATTGGGTGAGGACTACTCCTATCCCTACAGTCAGGTGGCTGGTTTCCTGCTGGAGTTTTGCCGGTTGGGTGGTGACTGCGTCGCCCAGTTCTGGGTGCCGATCGGTACCAAAGACTACAGCTCAGTCATCAGCTCGATGCCGAGCGATATCGATGCCATCTACGTCATCCTGGGTGGATCCGATGCGGTGAATTTCCTCAAAGCGTACTCCGAGTTCGGTGGCAAGGCAGCGCTGATCGGTGGCAGTTCGACGATCGATCAGAACGTTTTGGAGACCAAGGGGGCACTCCGATCGCGCGTCATCGGTATCCCTGGTGCGATGCCGGTCGCAGCGGACAATCCCGATCCCGCCTGGAAGGCCTGGGTCGAGCAATACCGGAAGCAGTTCCCGCAGGGACTCAGCACCCCATCTCTCTTCTGCTGGGGCTATTACGTCAATGCGAAGGGACTCCTGCTCGGCTTGAAGGCGGTCAATGGCGACCTCAGTGACGGACAGAAGAAGCTGCAAGCGGCACTCGCCAAGGTCGAGTTCGATGGACCGACCGGGCACATCAAGCTGGACAAGAACCGGCAGGCGATCGCCAACAACTTCGTGACCGAGGTGGCCGAGGGCCCGGACGGCAACTTGTACAATAAGCTCGTCAAGGTCGTCGAGGGAGTGAACCAAACGCTCGGCCTTCCGGAGGACAAATATCTTTCTCTCGGCTCGTTCACGCGCGACAATCCGACGTGCGAGAAGATCAAGAAGACCTTCGGGTCCTGA
- a CDS encoding branched-chain amino acid ABC transporter permease, whose translation MSPRAVVAALIVLALLSFPAWGSPYFVGRIFTPAFIFGVIALSLCLLAGYGGMVSLAQMTLAGLAGYGYGHLTVMQGQPWWVGILGGIVLATVVAFLFGLIAVRSSGIYFLMITLALGMVVYALANQNRSFFGGHTGILGIRPPELFGHALTERVPFYYLCLVVGLATYALVRYLARTPFGLALVALRDNPRRLAALGFHVALHRVAAFTLAGFLAGVGGLLLVWYNGAISPTTIDLTRLINIMVIAVIGGLMYAEGAFLGALVFVLVTNFASSFTQRFNTVIGLVFLATVLFSPEGLSGLGLRALAALQRILRVRFASAERAEMQ comes from the coding sequence ATGAGCCCGCGTGCTGTCGTTGCCGCGCTGATCGTGCTCGCACTTCTCTCCTTCCCTGCCTGGGGCAGTCCTTACTTCGTGGGACGGATTTTCACACCGGCGTTCATCTTCGGCGTGATCGCGCTGAGCCTCTGTCTTCTGGCCGGCTACGGTGGGATGGTCTCGCTCGCCCAGATGACGCTTGCTGGTCTGGCCGGCTATGGCTATGGGCACTTGACGGTCATGCAGGGACAGCCCTGGTGGGTCGGGATTCTCGGCGGCATAGTCCTGGCCACGGTTGTCGCGTTCCTCTTCGGGCTCATCGCGGTGCGCTCCAGCGGCATCTACTTCCTGATGATCACCCTGGCGCTCGGTATGGTCGTGTATGCGCTGGCCAACCAGAACCGCTCGTTCTTCGGAGGCCATACCGGCATTCTCGGTATCCGTCCCCCGGAACTCTTCGGTCATGCGCTGACCGAGCGTGTCCCCTTCTATTACCTTTGCCTGGTCGTCGGCCTCGCGACATACGCTCTGGTTCGCTACTTGGCGCGGACTCCCTTCGGGCTCGCACTCGTGGCGCTCCGCGACAATCCGCGTCGCCTGGCTGCACTGGGGTTTCATGTTGCCCTCCATCGCGTCGCTGCCTTCACGCTGGCAGGCTTCCTGGCGGGCGTGGGTGGGTTGCTCCTCGTCTGGTACAACGGTGCCATCTCGCCCACCACGATCGATCTCACGCGACTCATCAACATCATGGTCATCGCAGTGATCGGTGGTCTCATGTACGCCGAGGGGGCTTTCCTCGGGGCACTTGTCTTCGTGCTCGTCACCAACTTCGCCAGTTCCTTCACACAGCGCTTCAACACGGTGATCGGACTCGTCTTCCTGGCGACCGTCCTCTTCTCGCCCGAGGGGTTGAGTGGGCTGGGCTTGAGAGCGCTCGCGGCGCTCCAGCGCATCCTGCGGGTACGGTTCGCCTCGGCCGAACGGGCTGAGATGCAGTGA
- a CDS encoding branched-chain amino acid ABC transporter permease gives MTWPQFVTVTLNGLTLAALYFVVAIGFTLIFGVLRVVNLAHGSLYLFGGYVGWSVADRSGSWLLGALAAFLVAGLAGLVLELGLLRPLHGQDLREALVTIGVSIIAADLMLAKWGGFTYDFSPPEAITGGVRIPVLGIGYPKYRLFVLAFALALGVVLWMVLTRTRLGITVRAAIDDRDMVAAVGIDVQRVFAAMFAIGAGLAGLAGVVGGSVLSISSGEDARYLLASLIVVIVGGMGSLPGTAVAAILVALVEQYSLALFPTYAAIVSFLLMVLVLAVRPQGLFGRPA, from the coding sequence ATGACCTGGCCGCAGTTCGTCACGGTAACGCTGAACGGCTTGACGCTGGCGGCCCTGTACTTCGTCGTCGCGATCGGTTTTACGTTGATCTTCGGTGTCCTCCGCGTCGTCAACCTCGCGCACGGTTCGCTTTACCTCTTCGGTGGTTACGTCGGTTGGAGCGTCGCTGACCGGAGCGGGAGTTGGCTGCTCGGTGCGCTGGCTGCGTTCCTGGTCGCTGGACTCGCTGGACTGGTCCTGGAACTCGGTTTGCTCCGCCCGCTGCACGGCCAGGACCTGCGCGAAGCGCTCGTGACCATCGGGGTCTCGATCATCGCGGCAGACCTCATGCTGGCCAAGTGGGGTGGCTTCACCTACGATTTCTCGCCCCCGGAAGCGATCACTGGTGGTGTACGCATTCCGGTGCTCGGGATCGGTTATCCCAAGTACCGGCTTTTCGTGCTCGCTTTCGCCCTCGCGCTCGGCGTGGTGCTCTGGATGGTGCTGACCCGCACGCGCCTCGGTATCACCGTGCGCGCGGCGATCGATGATCGCGACATGGTGGCAGCCGTCGGGATCGATGTCCAACGAGTCTTCGCTGCGATGTTCGCGATCGGTGCTGGCCTGGCAGGACTGGCCGGAGTAGTCGGCGGCTCGGTGCTCTCCATCTCCTCGGGCGAGGATGCTCGGTACCTCCTCGCCTCGCTCATCGTCGTGATCGTCGGTGGCATGGGCAGCCTTCCCGGTACGGCAGTAGCTGCCATCCTCGTCGCGCTCGTCGAGCAATACAGCCTCGCGCTCTTCCCCACCTATGCAGCCATCGTGAGTTTCTTGCTCATGGTCCTCGTTCTCGCGGTCCGTCCGCAGGGCCTTTTCGGGAGGCCAGCATGA
- a CDS encoding VOC family protein, whose amino-acid sequence MVALRRIQHVSITAPLDGAERARAFYNGVLGLREKPVPETLAGLNILLWFDVGPSELHIVAEDDETRGRSRRHVCFEVDDLAAVRARLSEAGYQPYDAAPIPGRPRFFCRDPFGNLLEFMVFAEEGSER is encoded by the coding sequence ATGGTCGCTCTTCGGCGGATCCAGCATGTCTCGATCACCGCTCCGCTGGATGGTGCCGAGCGTGCACGCGCTTTTTATAACGGTGTGCTGGGGCTCCGCGAGAAGCCGGTTCCCGAGACACTGGCTGGGCTCAATATCCTGCTCTGGTTCGATGTCGGGCCGAGCGAACTCCATATCGTCGCCGAGGACGACGAGACACGCGGTCGCTCCCGGCGACACGTCTGCTTCGAAGTGGACGATCTCGCGGCGGTACGTGCACGGCTCAGCGAGGCCGGGTACCAACCATACGATGCTGCTCCTATCCCGGGGCGACCTCGTTTCTTCTGCCGTGATCCCTTCGGGAATCTCTTGGAATTCATGGTCTTCGCCGAGGAAGGCAGCGAGCGCTGA
- a CDS encoding SDR family oxidoreductase: protein MDLGLRGKVAMVAAASQGLGKAVALGFAREGANLAICSRNRAALEAVAEEARAHGVDVLAIPADVTRAEDITAFVERTVAHFGGVDILVTNAGGPPAGTFQDFPDDAPWQAAFELTLLSAVRLIRGVLPSMRARGGGSIVVMTSSSIKVPIPNLILSNVFRAGVAALAKTLAEEFAPYNIRVNNVLPGRIATERLLYLDRVTAERLGVDPETVRQRVIATIPLGRYGDPEEFANAVVFLASERASYITGASLQVDGGYIKCIY from the coding sequence ATGGATCTCGGGTTGCGTGGCAAGGTCGCGATGGTCGCTGCAGCGAGCCAGGGGCTCGGCAAAGCCGTTGCGCTCGGTTTCGCGCGCGAAGGTGCGAACCTCGCCATTTGCAGCCGGAATCGAGCGGCGCTCGAGGCAGTCGCGGAAGAGGCGCGCGCACACGGTGTCGACGTCCTGGCCATACCGGCCGATGTGACCCGAGCCGAAGACATCACCGCTTTCGTCGAACGCACGGTCGCTCACTTCGGCGGGGTCGATATCCTCGTGACCAACGCTGGTGGCCCACCCGCGGGAACGTTCCAGGACTTCCCCGACGACGCGCCGTGGCAGGCAGCTTTCGAGTTGACTCTGCTGAGTGCCGTGCGCCTGATCCGCGGCGTGCTCCCCTCGATGCGTGCTCGTGGTGGTGGATCGATCGTCGTGATGACGTCGTCGTCGATCAAGGTTCCGATCCCCAACCTGATCCTCTCCAACGTCTTCCGAGCTGGGGTCGCTGCCCTCGCCAAGACACTGGCCGAGGAGTTCGCACCGTACAACATCCGGGTCAACAACGTGCTGCCCGGACGCATCGCCACTGAACGCTTGCTCTATCTCGATCGCGTCACGGCCGAGCGCCTGGGGGTCGATCCAGAGACGGTTCGCCAGCGCGTGATCGCCACCATTCCGCTGGGACGCTACGGCGATCCGGAAGAGTTCGCCAACGCGGTCGTGTTTCTGGCCTCGGAGCGCGCCAGCTACATCACTGGAGCATCGCTCCAGGTGGATGGGGGCTATATCAAGTGCATCTATTGA
- a CDS encoding ATP-binding cassette domain-containing protein: MQSDPHSLADGCQLTDPDSVPSAVRAERFTYRYPSLESTDPAGPALEDLSFVIPAGQLVGLVGASGSGLTTLCRALAGIVPHETGGVVRGWLEVAGSETTSVSPAELAERVGIVFEDPEANLIGLSVAEEVAFALELRGDPPEEVARRVDWALAVVGLAALRDRPVNQLSGGQKQRLAIAVALARQPALLVLDQPAAQLDPLGKQEIQRALAELAAQPEYRLTIVLAERDADFLLPLVERLLGLASGRLALDAPANVAFADPDRLGEFGIDPPQLALLAVALAPVLGSTPLPVFRTVEDARAFLARVVPASSPHHELLTQATRDATRLTARSAAEPSRAALDASAEPVLQLERVSFRYAGGPLVLQDIDLTVAPGEIVALVGPNGSGKTTLARHVIGALRPERGRVLVAGQDTRTLSIGELARFVGYVAQNPDHQLVRTTPRDEVAFALRTLGSAPAAVAARTAVVLEQCGLALVADRPHWILSRSQRQLAALAAALARQPRLLVLDEPTSALDRAGRDRLARLLAERAANGQSTLVVSHDLRFVARCAHRVVLLSGGRVWASGTPRAVLGDAELLARAGLVPLPVTALAHVLGLPPALEPAELVAALEHAGNHAPARTAQGSVEPPAVGTEGPMTEASPERATGAPPFLARIDPRVKLALALGLALPVLLWQSPLLLLAMTGFLHLVLWRAGGFDRARSLAVWRALAPLLVLVLLLRPLFDRSGAPILLEVGPLVITLPGLLGAVGAALRVVALALLALAWFATTNERAFVQSLVRLGLPLSVGLALAIGLRFIPVFAQTFWTAAEALQTRGWIIPERGMARLRALLPVLSVALAATLRQAQQLSWALAARGVGRRGNRPHFADLRMRALDWSVLVTGAALAAALLVAALAGVGRSPLWPLA, translated from the coding sequence ATGCAGAGTGACCCGCACTCGCTGGCCGACGGATGTCAGCTGACTGATCCCGATTCCGTCCCGTCCGCTGTTCGGGCCGAGCGCTTCACCTATCGCTACCCTAGCCTGGAGTCCACGGACCCAGCCGGGCCAGCGCTCGAAGACCTCTCCTTCGTGATCCCGGCCGGGCAGCTCGTCGGCCTCGTCGGGGCGAGCGGCAGCGGGCTCACCACCCTGTGCCGAGCGCTCGCTGGTATCGTGCCGCACGAGACCGGCGGTGTCGTGCGCGGTTGGCTCGAGGTTGCCGGCAGCGAGACGACGAGCGTGTCACCCGCTGAGCTCGCCGAGCGAGTCGGCATCGTCTTCGAGGATCCCGAGGCGAACTTGATCGGTCTCTCCGTCGCCGAGGAGGTCGCGTTCGCGCTGGAACTCCGCGGTGACCCGCCGGAGGAAGTGGCTCGGCGCGTGGACTGGGCGCTCGCCGTCGTCGGACTGGCTGCGCTGCGTGACCGGCCCGTGAATCAACTCTCGGGGGGGCAAAAGCAGCGCCTGGCCATCGCCGTGGCGCTCGCTCGCCAGCCGGCGCTCCTCGTCCTCGACCAGCCGGCAGCCCAGCTCGATCCGCTCGGCAAACAGGAGATCCAACGGGCACTGGCCGAACTGGCCGCCCAGCCGGAATACCGCCTGACGATCGTGCTGGCCGAGCGCGATGCTGATTTTTTGCTCCCGCTCGTCGAGCGCCTGCTCGGGCTGGCCAGTGGACGCCTCGCGCTCGATGCTCCCGCGAACGTCGCCTTCGCCGACCCTGATCGCCTCGGCGAGTTCGGGATCGATCCGCCCCAGCTGGCGCTGCTGGCCGTGGCGCTCGCGCCGGTGCTCGGGAGCACGCCGTTGCCCGTCTTCCGCACGGTCGAGGATGCTCGAGCCTTTCTCGCTCGGGTCGTGCCTGCGAGCTCGCCGCACCACGAATTGCTGACGCAGGCGACTCGGGATGCGACCAGGCTCACAGCTCGCTCGGCAGCCGAACCGAGTCGAGCGGCGCTGGATGCCTCGGCCGAGCCCGTCCTCCAACTCGAGCGCGTCTCCTTCCGCTACGCGGGTGGGCCGCTGGTGCTCCAGGACATCGACCTCACCGTTGCTCCAGGAGAGATCGTCGCGCTCGTCGGTCCCAATGGATCGGGCAAGACCACGCTCGCCCGCCATGTCATCGGTGCGCTGCGTCCCGAGCGTGGCCGGGTCCTGGTGGCTGGACAGGACACCCGCACGCTCTCGATCGGTGAACTCGCTCGTTTCGTCGGGTATGTGGCGCAGAATCCTGATCACCAGCTGGTTCGCACCACACCGCGGGACGAGGTCGCCTTTGCCCTCCGGACGCTCGGATCGGCACCAGCGGCGGTCGCTGCCCGGACCGCAGTCGTGCTCGAGCAGTGCGGGCTCGCCCTCGTCGCCGATCGTCCACACTGGATCCTGAGCCGCAGCCAGCGCCAGCTCGCCGCCCTGGCTGCTGCGCTGGCTCGCCAGCCACGACTCCTCGTGCTCGACGAGCCGACCAGCGCACTCGACCGTGCCGGCCGCGATCGTCTCGCCAGACTGCTCGCCGAGCGAGCAGCGAACGGCCAGAGCACGCTCGTCGTCAGTCACGATCTCCGCTTCGTTGCTCGCTGTGCGCACCGCGTGGTCCTTCTCTCCGGTGGACGCGTCTGGGCCAGTGGAACCCCGCGCGCCGTGCTGGGTGACGCGGAGCTGCTGGCCAGGGCCGGTCTCGTGCCGTTGCCGGTCACCGCGCTCGCTCATGTCCTCGGCTTGCCGCCAGCGCTAGAACCAGCGGAACTGGTCGCGGCACTGGAACACGCTGGGAACCACGCGCCGGCGAGAACCGCGCAGGGGAGCGTCGAGCCCCCGGCTGTCGGGACGGAGGGCCCGATGACCGAGGCGAGCCCGGAGCGAGCGACGGGCGCTCCCCCGTTCCTGGCGCGGATCGACCCGCGCGTCAAGCTCGCGCTCGCCCTCGGGCTGGCGCTGCCGGTGCTGCTCTGGCAGAGTCCGCTCCTCTTGCTCGCCATGACAGGGTTCCTGCACCTCGTGCTGTGGCGGGCAGGCGGGTTCGACCGCGCGCGCTCACTCGCGGTCTGGCGAGCCCTCGCCCCGCTCCTCGTCCTCGTGTTGTTATTGCGACCGCTCTTCGATCGTTCCGGCGCGCCGATCCTCCTCGAGGTCGGTCCGCTCGTGATCACCCTGCCGGGCCTGTTGGGGGCAGTCGGCGCCGCCCTGCGCGTGGTCGCGCTGGCTCTCCTCGCGCTCGCGTGGTTCGCGACGACGAACGAGCGTGCCTTCGTGCAGAGCCTCGTCCGGCTCGGGCTTCCCCTGAGCGTGGGACTCGCTCTCGCCATCGGTTTGCGCTTCATTCCCGTCTTCGCACAGACGTTTTGGACGGCTGCCGAAGCCTTGCAGACCCGCGGCTGGATCATTCCCGAACGCGGGATGGCCCGACTGCGTGCCCTGCTCCCCGTCCTGTCCGTCGCTCTGGCCGCGACCCTCCGTCAGGCGCAGCAGCTCAGCTGGGCGCTCGCCGCCAGGGGAGTCGGTCGGCGCGGGAACCGACCGCACTTCGCCGATCTCCGCATGCGTGCGCTGGATTGGTCGGTGCTCGTGACGGGAGCAGCCCTCGCCGCAGCGCTCCTCGTCGCGGCGCTGGCCGGGGTGGGGCGTTCGCCGCTCTGGCCCCTCGCTTGA
- a CDS encoding ECF transporter S component — MDRPRMEQRRFEVSPLIIALAGVMIAVVFVATRFIQVPIPSGYIHLGDIAIYTGAFLFGPIVGGVSGALGPMLADLTSGYGQYAPATLVLHGLQGFLAGWIGWRAGFWRMVLATILGGVIIVAGYFLWEIAVLRIGLVTATANLPFNIWQVTTGAIGGIALTVFFRRTYAVVLTQLRPARFRREA; from the coding sequence ATGGACCGTCCGCGGATGGAACAACGACGATTCGAGGTGAGCCCGCTGATCATCGCTCTGGCAGGCGTGATGATCGCGGTCGTCTTCGTGGCGACGCGCTTCATTCAGGTCCCGATCCCCAGCGGATACATCCATTTGGGGGATATCGCCATCTACACCGGTGCGTTCCTCTTCGGTCCGATCGTGGGTGGCGTCAGCGGCGCCCTCGGTCCCATGCTCGCTGACTTGACCAGTGGCTATGGTCAGTACGCTCCGGCGACGCTCGTGCTGCACGGGCTGCAAGGTTTCCTGGCTGGATGGATCGGCTGGCGAGCTGGTTTCTGGCGCATGGTTCTCGCGACGATCTTGGGCGGCGTGATCATCGTCGCCGGGTACTTCCTGTGGGAGATCGCTGTCCTGCGCATCGGGTTGGTGACCGCCACGGCGAATCTCCCCTTCAATATCTGGCAGGTGACCACCGGTGCCATCGGCGGCATCGCACTCACGGTCTTCTTCCGTCGGACTTATGCGGTCGTGCTGACCCAGCTTCGGCCGGCCCGTTTCCGCCGCGAAGCGTAA
- the ccmA gene encoding heme ABC exporter ATP-binding protein CcmA → MRIARRGRRAIGRQQAAREDRPIIVVSRLERRFGEVIALAGIDFTVAAGEVVGLLGHNGAGKTTTLRLLLGLLAPHGGTIRVFGMEPVVAGEAIRARTGVVGEQVGLDERLTAREILTFFADLYDVPPAVQRQRIPLLLEQFGLADVADRRVATFSAGMRQRLALARCLLHDPELLLLDEPTTALDPVAAHQVRELIAERRREGRTILLATHNLDEAERLCDRVIILERGRVLVEGPPRELAAALGVPAQLSLEVDPERGAEALALLERSGAAARLEPEPGRLTVERVTRRQVPELVAVLVTGGIAVYGVSLRTPSLEDVYLALHQRAERR, encoded by the coding sequence TTGCGCATCGCTCGCCGAGGGAGGCGCGCGATCGGCAGGCAGCAGGCAGCAAGGGAAGACCGACCGATCATCGTCGTCTCGCGGCTCGAGCGGCGGTTCGGGGAGGTCATCGCCCTGGCCGGTATCGACTTCACGGTCGCCGCGGGGGAAGTCGTCGGCCTGCTCGGGCACAACGGAGCAGGGAAGACGACGACACTCCGTTTGCTCCTGGGTCTGCTCGCGCCCCATGGGGGAACGATCCGGGTCTTCGGCATGGAACCGGTGGTGGCCGGAGAAGCGATCCGGGCCCGCACCGGTGTGGTGGGCGAGCAGGTCGGGCTCGACGAGCGACTGACGGCCCGCGAAATCCTGACGTTTTTCGCCGATCTTTACGATGTCCCACCAGCTGTGCAACGTCAACGGATCCCCCTCCTCCTGGAGCAGTTCGGCCTGGCTGACGTGGCCGACCGGCGCGTCGCGACGTTCAGCGCCGGCATGCGGCAACGTTTGGCTCTGGCCCGCTGCCTCCTCCACGACCCCGAACTCTTGCTCCTCGACGAGCCGACGACAGCACTGGATCCGGTGGCGGCGCACCAGGTGCGCGAGCTCATCGCGGAGCGACGCCGCGAGGGACGGACCATCCTCCTGGCGACGCACAACCTGGACGAGGCCGAGCGATTGTGCGACCGGGTGATCATCCTGGAACGGGGTCGCGTCCTGGTGGAGGGGCCGCCGCGCGAACTCGCTGCTGCGCTGGGCGTCCCGGCACAGCTTTCCCTGGAGGTCGATCCGGAACGAGGAGCCGAAGCTCTGGCGCTCCTCGAGCGGAGTGGCGCAGCCGCTCGACTGGAGCCCGAGCCTGGCCGGCTCACCGTCGAACGTGTGACTCGGCGGCAGGTGCCGGAGCTGGTCGCGGTACTCGTCACCGGAGGAATCGCGGTGTACGGCGTGAGCTTGCGGACCCCTTCGTTGGAGGACGTCTATTTGGCCCTGCACCAAAGGGCCGAGCGGAGGTGA
- a CDS encoding ABC transporter permease subunit has product MHWRRILAIVRKDLAAVRRSRTVLLPLVLVPLVFFVLMPVAIGLLARFLPIDESDAQDLERLLRALPAAERERFQALNPGQQLAVIFFSYQFAPLILIVPLATTMVIAADGIAGERERRTLEALLVTPVRDEELFLGKVLAAALPASLVDWIGATIAALLAIAVSGIGPPLLPSLSWLILAYLGGPGVAVFGLSIVVLISSRVRGMQEVSQLSGLVAIPLIGLIVAQGSGLFLLDWRLALAGSLVIWGIAALLLRVGRRSFQREALLRLG; this is encoded by the coding sequence GTGCACTGGCGTCGGATTCTCGCGATCGTCCGGAAGGATCTTGCGGCCGTGCGTCGCAGCCGGACGGTGCTTTTGCCGCTCGTGCTCGTGCCACTCGTCTTCTTCGTGCTCATGCCGGTCGCGATCGGGCTCCTAGCGCGTTTCCTGCCGATCGACGAAAGCGATGCACAGGACCTGGAGCGTTTGCTCCGAGCGCTGCCAGCTGCCGAACGCGAGCGTTTCCAGGCACTGAATCCGGGACAGCAGCTGGCGGTCATTTTCTTCAGCTACCAGTTCGCGCCGCTGATCCTGATCGTTCCCCTCGCCACGACCATGGTGATCGCGGCTGACGGGATCGCGGGGGAGCGGGAACGACGGACGCTCGAGGCGCTGCTGGTCACGCCGGTGCGCGACGAGGAGTTGTTCCTCGGCAAAGTGCTGGCGGCTGCCCTCCCGGCCAGCCTGGTCGACTGGATCGGCGCGACGATCGCGGCCCTCCTGGCGATTGCGGTCAGCGGGATCGGCCCACCGCTCCTCCCCAGCCTTTCCTGGCTCATTCTGGCCTATCTCGGTGGGCCTGGTGTGGCCGTGTTCGGTCTGAGTATCGTCGTTCTCATCTCCTCGCGCGTACGCGGGATGCAGGAAGTCTCGCAGCTGAGCGGGCTGGTCGCGATCCCGCTCATCGGCTTGATCGTCGCGCAAGGGAGTGGACTCTTCTTGCTCGACTGGCGGCTGGCGCTAGCCGGATCTCTGGTGATCTGGGGGATCGCAGCCTTACTCCTGCGCGTCGGTCGACGCTCGTTCCAGCGGGAGGCGCTCCTCCGTCTGGGGTGA